The proteins below come from a single Sphingomonas carotinifaciens genomic window:
- the moeB gene encoding molybdopterin-synthase adenylyltransferase MoeB — protein MSLSDDELTRYARQIILKEIGGAGQMRLKGATVLLIGAGGIGAPAIPYLAGAGIGRLILVDDDRVDLSNLQRQTLYDVTQVGQPKVDAAAAFVAARNPHVAVETQRLRIDAATAPALVARADVVIDGSDNFDTRLAVADAALALRVPLVSAAVGQFEGQLAVYRGWEPGRPCYRCFVGDTPDDAALSCADAGILGPVTGMIGSLAALEAIRAVAPFGEDPTGTLLIADLLAARYRTLRLPKDPGCRACGPSSLAVTD, from the coding sequence GTGAGCCTGTCCGACGACGAACTCACCCGCTACGCCCGCCAGATCATCCTGAAGGAAATCGGCGGCGCCGGGCAGATGCGGCTGAAGGGCGCCACCGTGCTCCTCATCGGTGCCGGCGGCATCGGAGCCCCTGCCATCCCCTATCTGGCGGGCGCCGGCATCGGCCGCCTGATCCTGGTCGATGACGACCGCGTCGACCTGTCCAATCTTCAGCGCCAGACGCTCTACGATGTGACACAGGTCGGCCAGCCCAAGGTCGACGCCGCCGCCGCCTTTGTCGCCGCGCGCAACCCCCATGTCGCGGTCGAGACGCAGCGCCTTCGCATCGATGCCGCGACAGCCCCCGCGCTCGTCGCCCGTGCCGACGTGGTGATCGACGGCAGCGACAATTTCGACACCCGCCTCGCCGTCGCCGATGCCGCGCTTGCCCTGCGCGTCCCCCTCGTCTCCGCCGCAGTCGGCCAGTTCGAGGGACAGCTCGCCGTCTATCGCGGGTGGGAGCCCGGCCGCCCCTGCTACCGCTGCTTCGTCGGCGACACGCCCGACGACGCCGCGCTCAGTTGCGCCGACGCCGGCATTCTCGGCCCCGTCACCGGCATGATCGGTAGCCTCGCCGCGCTGGAGGCGATCCGCGCCGTCGCCCCCTTTGGCGAGGACCCGACCGGCACGCTCCTGATTGCCGACCTGCTCGCCGCCCGCTACCGCACCCTGCGCCTGCCCAAGGACCCCGGCTGCCGCGCCTGCGGCCCCTCGAGTCTTGCCGTAACCGATTGA